A single window of Salmo salar chromosome ssa21, Ssal_v3.1, whole genome shotgun sequence DNA harbors:
- the cytip gene encoding cytohesin-interacting protein, translating into MQSTMNFNGLLRQGSQDSYIMEGSLRKKGHLWYRRSLRGHHDKPSQNGGTTPGTLPRGWKQSNRTRSNSLVDYCDPQRTTVIMQKQDNETFGFEIQTYGVQLKNSTAVEMCTFVCKVQDDSSAESAGLTTGDVIVTINGVSIEGLSHQHIVDLIRKSTNFLQMETVCGTVVKRIELEKKMSLLKHTLGEKWVELQALTLQEKRLTRGNLNDSSLHPSMDSLMSLLSPSGHSDHCGHRFSSDSSCRSGMTEDSDLASVFGDLSSPSPCNVASPDDSCFFSTDFPQEMPRAPASLSRPHSDSLAGSSGSLSSPSWDPSRASSSLFGTLPRKARRASVRKHILKFIPGFNHSVEEEDT; encoded by the exons ATGCAATCCACCATGAACTTCAATGGGCTCCTGCGACAGGGCAGCCAGGACAGTTACATTATGGAGGGCTCTCTGAGGAAGAAGGGTCATCTATGGTATCGGCGCTCTCTGAGGGGACACCATGACAAACCCAGTCAGAATGGGGGGACTACTCCCGGGACTCTGCCAAGAGGCTGGAAACAG TCCAACAGAACCCGCTCAAACTCCTTGGTGGATTACTGTGACCCTCAGAG GACTACTGTTATAATGCAAAAACAAGACAATGAGACGTTTGGATTTGAAATTCAG ACATATGGTGTACAGCTGAAGAACAGCACTGCGGTGGAGATGTGCACATTTGTGTGCAAGGTGCAGGACGACAGCTCGGCTGAGAGTGCAGGCCTGACCACCG GTGATGTTATCGTCACCATCAATGGGGTCAGCATTGAGGGCTTGAGCCATCAGCACATCGTTGACCTGATTCGAAAATCCACCAACTTTCTACA GATGGAGACGGTGTGTGGGACGGTGGTGAAGAGGATTGAGCTGGAAAAGAAGATGAGCTTGCTCAAG CATACCCTGGGAGAGAAATGGGTGGAGTTGCAAGCGCTCACATTACAGGAAAAACGCCTTACGCGAG GTAACCTGAATGACAGTTCTCTACACCCCTCTATGGACTCCCTGATGTCTCTACTGTCTCCGTCTGGACACAGTGACCACTGTGGCCACCGTTTCTCCAGTGACAGTAGCTGCCGGAGTGGGATGACAGAGGACAGTGACCTGGCCAGTGTGTTTGGGGACCTGAGCTCTCCCAGCCCCTGCAATGTGGCCAGTCCAGATGATAGCTGCTTCTTCTCCACAGACTTCCCCCAGGAAATGCCCAGGGCCCCGGCCAGCCTCAGCCGTCCCCACAGCGATAGCCTGGCTGGCAGCAGtggctccctctcctccccttcttggGACCCCTCCAgagcctcctcctccctgttcggGACACTCCCCAGGAAGGCTAGGAGAGCCAGCGTCCGCAAACACATCCTGAAGTTCATCCCTGGATTCAACCActcagtggaggaggaggacacctGA